Proteins encoded within one genomic window of Rhinoderma darwinii isolate aRhiDar2 chromosome 5, aRhiDar2.hap1, whole genome shotgun sequence:
- the NRSN1 gene encoding neurensin-1 has protein sequence MSSCADICGSKQSQNTPEGGYHRYGVRSYLHQFYEDCTASIWEYDDDFQIQRSPSRWSSIIWKVGLISGIVLMLTGITVLAVGFLVSPKIEAFGEDDFVVVDSHAVQFNGALDICKLAGAIMFCIGGTTLAACLLMSAFAKSYSKEEKYLQQKFKERIADLKAHVHPVTKAPAPGESKIPVTLSKVQNVQPSSET, from the exons ATGAGTTCATGTGCTGACATCTGTGGGTCCAAGCAGTCACAAAATACTCCTGAAGGAGGTTACCATCGCTATGGAGTTCGGTCCTATCTGCACCAATTTTATGAGGATTGTACCGCTTCAATATGGGaatatgatgatgattttcagatTCAGAGATCGCCAAGTAGGTGGAGCTCTATTATCTGGAAG GTCGGACTCATATCGGGCATTGTCCTCATGCTAACAGGTATAACGGTGCTTGCAGTTGGGTTTCTGGTGTCACCAAAAATCGAAGCCTTTGGAGAAGATGATTTTGTTGTGGTGGATAGCCATGCAGTCCAATTCAATGGAGCACTTGATATTTGTAAATTGGCAGGCGCAATCATGTTTTGTATTGGGGGAACTACATTAGCAGCGTGTCTTTTAATGTCTGCTTTTGCTAAAAGTTACTCCAAAGAAGAGAAGTACCTCCAACAAAAATTCAAAGAAAGAATAGCAGACCTTAAGGCTCATGTGCACCCTGTGACAAAGGCCCCGGCACCTGGAGAATCAAAGATACCTGTCACTCTATCCAAGGTTCAAAATGTCCAACCTTCATCTGAAACCTGA